Below is a genomic region from Raphanus sativus cultivar WK10039 chromosome 4, ASM80110v3, whole genome shotgun sequence.
AATCTGGGAAGAGCATGAATCAGGCTTTGTAAAAAAGAATCCAAAATCGCAGGAGAGATTTGATCAACAAAGACGATCGATTCAGTTTGTATAATTCCAAATCTTGCGCAACATACAGAATATGAGAATTTTTAATACTCCGATCTCGAATCGATCCAGGGAACCGTGAGCATAATAATGCAAGGAGTAGAGAGAGAATGAATTATACCTTTAGCTTCTTCCATTGACTTATTGATGAGAATTTGacgaattgatttttttttttttttttttgctggggAGGAGAATTCTAGAAGAGGCGATTGTGTTGTGTGGTGGGTGAAGGTTGACGAAGAGGAGAGAACCAACTGACGTGCTTTTATAGACAAACCAATAAATCAGAGAAAAGGTTTGGGTTGGGGGAGGATAGAGAACgatcacaaaaaaataaagctattgatgtgtgtgtgtgtgtgtgttatagAGATGATGATTTGGAAAGTGAATCTGCTTTGcaaggaaacaaaagaaaaaaatatttgggttAATTAAAACAAACGTTTCCTTAATTacaaaattagattacataAAACCCTCAGATTAATCCACCCATTATATCTCCTTGTTTCCATAAGATTACAAAAGATTGGGAAAAAAAAGGGACaaatgataaaagaaaaactcatTTTACTCATTTTTGTCGAGATTATAATTCATTGCAAACCTTCCACTGCATTATCTACTTTTGTTAACATTCACCAGTAACAAATTAAACGCATCAAATATTACGTTTAATACTATAGCTTATAAGTTCTATCTACTACTGTGTATAGTTgggttgttttttctttaaaaaaaaaagagctgcaAAATGGGACAATAATAGAACCGGGGATAAGTCAAATGACTCAGATACACGAATTAGGATGAGGACGCATGTGCACGTTAGCATTTCCGTTGCATCTTTATAGGTATATTTGAACACATCTtacaacaatataataaaaggaaTAAAAGGAAAAAGCGACTAAAGATGTGTATCTCGAGTATTCTTTAAGAAGTGTTTTGCTGAAATTATTAGGTGACTTGGCTTAATTTCATTGATTCTGTTTTTTggaaaatgaattaaaatttcATTCCTCCGGCAAAATCGATATCTCTCCTCCTGCGATCATATTTCTTTTTCCTTGATTTTCTCGGCGGCGTGAGCAAAAGGGACGGGGTCAAGAACAAACAAGCCCATAAGAATCTCAGATCCATGACTTTAGGCGACCTCTGCTTCTTCTACCACTCCGGTACGAAATCGAGGTGCGTCGTGGGTGTGGTGGAGGTTGCTCGCGAATGGTACGAAGATGACGATGacgaaggagaaggagaaggagcgGTCGACGTCAAAGCTGTCGGAGAGATGAGGAGATTTGTTGATTTGAAGGAgatgaaaggagacaaaggGATTAAGGATTTCGTTTTGTTCAGACAGCCGAGGTTGTCTGTTGTTCCAGTGGAAGTTGATGTTTGGCAAAAGATTTGTGAATTGGGAGATGGGTTTTCTGGAGATGGTGATGGTAAGGAAGATCGTGACTCGCTCTTCATTGTATCTTTGATTAGGTCTCTTCGATGCTCTGCTTAATCTGATTTCCCTTTTCCTGATTGCCACTTCCGTTGAATTTTGTAAATGGTTCTTTCTGGGATTTGTCTATTAGTTGAGATTATATCATTGATTTGATTGTTTCTGTAATGCTCTGTTTACTAGttgataaaatttgattttagaaGAGATGGTCTTAAACGTCCACtttaaagtttgaaacttttacATGTTTTGCGGCAGATCGTAtgagcttcttctttcttctttatgTCAGTTTCAGGGATTGGTTGTGTTACTGGCACTAAAAATCTGggaggttttgtttttgtttgcaggCATCTCTTTCTCAAACACAGAAGAAACATTAACACAAGCTTTTTCTCAATATGGTCGTCTTCTTGGTGGTAAGTCTAGTAATCTCAACactaatctttttatttacatatctttatttatttattttttgtcttCTACTACACCGTTTTTGTTGCTTCAGTGAATGTTGTGATGGACAAAATCAGATGCAGACCAAAAGAGTTTGCTTATGTCAAATTCTCTTCCAAAGAAGAAGCCGACGAAGCTTTATTACAACTTAACGGACAGGTACTTTCCCCATCTCTATTAGCCtgggaaatatatatatatatatatatatatatatatatatatttgatgaatGTTTTGTGGTGGAACATtagaataagatatatatatatatgctagaGAATGGAACTATTTGTTGTTGAATAATATAAATCTCATCAACTCTTTGATACTGGTTATGTTTTTGAAAATCTTGTTATTTGGACCACAGTTGGTAGATAGGCGGGTGGTGGTCATGCTAAgtccggaggaggaggaggagatccTAGTAAACCTCAGCCTGTaaagtttctttctctttctttgtcTAGCTATATCTTCTCTTTCTCGATCCATCTTCACACATTACTCTCTGGAAAACGTACTCGTTACCGTCTTGATGGTTCCAAGATCATGAAGGTATCTCTATATCCTTTACGAGAATATTATCAGATTCTCTTTCTATGAATGAATCCGCTAAGCTCTTGAATTATTATTACTTCACACAGGTCTATTTGGAGGCCAAGGAAAGGAACAACACAGAGTACAAGCTCGAGACTATGATGGGTGTGTACCGGAAACTTACTGGAAAGGATGTCACTTTCGAGTACCCTGTTGAAGCTTGAAGATGTTGATGACGCTGAAGAATTTCATCAGGATAGAgcttttgattctgttttgtggTGTTTAGGATGAAGTACACTCtgttttgattctgttttgttaATCAAACTAATAACGAGAAATGGATTCAGACACTACATGTTGTAAAAAGATCTTTACTgatgcaaaaatattttgttgttatctCACCGGTAACATTAGTTTAGTTACCGTATGATTCTTCCAATTGCATAACTGATCTCAGTGAGTGGCTGTTATGTATTTAATCAAGGTTTTAAAAactttgtatttattaaatttggatagcttccaaaaaattaataaggtttttaaactttgtattcattaaataaaatgtttgtgtactttaattaatatgtttgtttctttttatgtttttcatttatatcttttatttttttttcataataatttgaaattgtattttgggtatttttttattttcaagtaaaatttagtattacttttttatgttttcaatttaaaaattatttttaatgttttaaaattattatatgttttaacattattaaattatataattattaagataCAAGTTCTATATCCTTCCACTTATCCCACTACTAAATATTACTAAACTTCACttcttacattattttattaattttttacacCTAAACTATATCCCCTCACTTATCCCATTAAAGATGCTCTAAGTTTCATCTTCCATACAATGTATCTGCAACATAATTAGCCGTGATTCCGTACATGTTCAGGATTCATCAATCCGGTTCAGCTCAGTTTTCGTTAGGCTTTTTTCAGTCTAGCCTTTACTCTTTGTTTGACCTCAACAGAAATATTGTAAACTCACAAGCATGATCAAGTTATTCAACTGCCAAAATTTGTATATGAGAGAAGGACAATTCTCTTTTAACAGATATAATACGTGTAATTAGTTATTTGTAATGTTCGTTGCTAACATGCGAGCTTATAAACTACATATGCTTTCCAATTATTGAATTGAGTGATGATGCAAGACGTCAACAATATGAGACATGTGAGTTAGTTAAACGAATAACAGAATATAAAAATGGTATTGATTCTCATCTCACCCGTCTTTGTTGACCTTCACATGGAAACGCATCGATggtctttttttaataaatattaaaaataaataatttaacttttCTAGTAGGTGaatttctttctcttttccggGCAGATAATAATCGAACTACAATTAAAGAAACTGTTATACGTTTTTTGGGGGTAAAAGAAACTATTATACGTTACCATGGAATATGTCAAATACGGATAGTGGAAAATAACTTTCCTCGAAATTTATAAGAACACGTTTCACTAAACAAATAAAGGagcaacatattttttttggttcagtgATCAAATATTTACGcaatcaaataaaatcaatcATACAGGATCTCAAGCATATACATTCTCGCGTATACGTCTTCAACTCTTTCCATTATCttccaatctttttttttttgcatcccTTTtagtagggctgggcaaataaaccgaacccgaaaatccaaaccgaacccgatccgataaaaatgaatccgaaccgatccgaacccgacataaataccgaatggatcttgttttttggtatttcgggttatgggtattacccgaaccgaacccgaatttaaatggatatccgataggaTCCGAAATATTCAAAATCCCAAAAAGATCTACACCAAACATAATCTCAATTCATAATAcgtattcaaaatatattaagatatattgaacatctgaaatatttatctattacatAAAGGTTGATGGTTTTAATACATGAAGATTGATGATTAAAAGTTGctgttaaattttgaaatatttagatttagacttagattttgttttcagtaAAAAATGTTTCTTATTTCATCAGGTCGTAgttttcgttttatgatttccttttcgttttattttgaatgatcatgattgatgtttctttcttgtttttaaatccattttatttatgttttggttacaaaaatgtacaaattaggtattcgaaaccaaaacaaaccaattttatttatgttttggttacaaagtaggtataaatcagatatttttaaaccgaagaaccgattgggacccgaacccgaaagtacattggattgtaccggttctttgaagatttactaaccccgacccgaaccTGATAGAAtccgaaccggtcccgaaccgaacttttaaataatccgaatggggctaattttgataaacccgaaaaaccgaaacccgattggataaaaccgaaacccgattgggacTCCGAATGCCCACGCCTACCTTTTAGAATAGATAATGGACTTTATAAAGAAAGTGcctaaacaaatatttaattttttgttaacaacatttttta
It encodes:
- the LOC108807999 gene encoding multiple RNA-binding domain-containing protein 1-like; protein product: MTLGDLCFFYHSGTKSRCVVGVVEVAREWYEDDDDEGEGEGAVDVKAVGEMRRFVDLKEMKGDKGIKDFVLFRQPRLSVVPVEVDVWQKICELGDGFSGDGDGISFSNTEETLTQAFSQYGRLLGVNVVMDKIRCRPKEFAYVKFSSKEEADEALLQLNGQLVDRRVVVMLSPEEEEEILVNLSLSIWRPRKGTTQSTSSRL